A region of the Streptococcus oralis Uo5 genome:
ATCACAGCCAAGGCTGAGAAACTCCAGCAAGAGCTAGAAAATAAATATGTTGATAATTTCACCTTCTACCTAGCTAAGAAGGCTAGAGAGGAAACGACAAACTTCACTTCCTTTAGTAATCTCGTCAAAGCTATCAAGCAGAATCTCTCTGGAATTTATTATTTGGGAGCTAGCTTGAACGCCAATGAAGTAGAGTTGGGTCCTGATGAAAGATCCTATATCAAAGGCACCTTTACTGGTCAGTTGATCGGTGAAAAAGATGGCAAGCAGTATGCTATTTACAACTTGAAAAAGCCTCTGTTTGAAACCTTGAGTAGTGCCACAGTAGAAAAATTGAGTCTGAAAAATGTCTCCATTTCAGGGAAAGATGCTATCGGTTCACTGGCCTATGAAGCTCAGAATGGCACAAAGATTCAGCAAGTTCATATCGATGGTGTTCTGGCTGGTGAACGTGGTATCGGTGGTTTGCTGGCTAAGGCGGATCAATCAAGAATCACAGAGAGCAGTTTCAAGGGAAGAATTATCAACACTTATGAAACGACTGCTGCTTACAATATCGGTGGTCTGGTCGGTCATTTGACAGGAAACAGGGCTTTGCTTACCAAGTCAAAAGCGACAGTAGCCATTTCATCTAACACAAATAGTTCAGATCAGACTGTGGGTGGTCTTGCAGGTCTAGTAGATCAGGATGCACAAATCCAAGATAGCTATGCTGAAGGCGATATTAACAATGCCAAGCACTTTGGTAGAGTAGCGGGAGTAGCAGGCTATTTGTGGGACCGAACTTCTAATCTAGAAAAGCATGCTGGAAGATTGACCAATGTTCTCAGTGATGTCAATGTAACCAACGGGAATGCCATTACCGGTTACCACTACAATGGAATGAAGGTGAAGGACACATTCAGTAGCAAGTCCAACAGAGTCTACAATGTCACCTTAGTCAAGGATGAGGTCGTCAGCAAGGAATCCTTTGAAGAAAGAGGAACAATGCTAGATGCTTCCCAAATCGAAAGCAAAAAAGTAGCCATCAATCCTCTTACTCTACCAACAGTGGAGCCTCTCTCAACAAGTGGCAAAAAAGACAGTGACTTTTCTAAGGTGGCTCATTATCAAGCTAAGCGCGCCTTGGCTTATAAAAATATTGAAAAATTACTACCTTTCTACAACAAGGCAACCATCGTCAAATACGGAAATCTAGTCAATGAGAACAGTCTGTTATATCAAAAAGAACTCTTGTCAGCAGTTATGATGAAGGATAACCAAGTCATCACAGATATTGTTTCTAACAAACAGACTGCAAACAAACTCTTGCTTCACTACAAGGATCATTCATCTGAGAAGCTCAATCTCAAGTACCAGGCTGATTTTGCCAAATTAGCAGAATATAGTCTAGGAGATACTGGCCTTCTCTATACGCCAAACCAATTCTTGTATGACCAAAGCTCTATCATCAAGCAAGTCTTACCTGACTTACAAAATGTTGATTACCACTCAGAAGCCATCAGAAAGACGCTCGGTATTTCTCCAAACGTCAAGCAAACTGAGCTCTATCTAGAAGACCAGTTCGCCAAAACAAAAGAACAACTGGAAGATAGTTTGAAAAAACTCTTGTCAGCAGATGTTGGACTTGCCGGTGATAACCCAGTCACCAAGGGCTATCTTGTAAATAAAATCAAGCGCAACAAAGAAGCCTTGCTACTTGGTATGGCGTATCTGGAGCGTTGGTACAACTTCAGCTATGGTCAGGTGAATGTCAAAGACCTGGTTCTGTACCATCTGGACTTCTTTGGTAAGGGGAATACTTCACCACTAGATACTCTGATTGAATTGGGTAAATCTGGCTTTAACAATCTTCTAGCTAAGAATAATGTCGATACTTATGGTATCAGTCTTGCCAGTCAACATGGAACGACAGATTTGTTTAGCACGCTGGAACATTACCGAAAAGTCTTTCTACCAGTGAAAAGCAACAATGACTGGTTTAAATCACAGACCAAGGCTTACATCGTCGAAGAAAAATCCACTATCGAAGAGGTGAAAACAAAGCAAGGACAGGCTGGTAGCAAGTATTCTATCGGTGTCTATGACCGCATCATTAGTGCCACATGGAAATACCGCAATATGGTCTTGCCTCTCCTAACCTTGCCAGAGAGATCCGTCTTTGTCATCTCAACTATGTCTAGTCTAGGATTTGGAGCTTATGATCGCTACCGCAATAGCGAGCATAAAGCGGGCAAGGCTCTCAATGACTTTGTTGAAGAAAATGCGCGTGAAACAGCCAAACGTCAGCGAGATCACTACGATTATTGGTATCGTATTTTAGATAATGAGGGACGTGAAAAACTCTATCGTACGATTCTCCTTTATGATGCCTATAAATTTGGGGATGACACTACATCTGGAAAAGCTACAGTGGAGGCTAAGTTTGATAGCGCCAATCCAGCTATGAAGAACTTCTTTGGACCAGTTGGCAATAAGGTAGTACACAACCAGCATGGAGCCTACGCAACAGGGGATGGTGTCTACTATATGTCTTACCGTATGCTGGACAAGGATGGAGCCATTACTTATACCCATGAAATGACCCATGATTCCGATCAGGATATCTACCTTGGCGGCTATGGTCGAAGAAGTGGCTTGGGACCAGAGTTCTTTGCAAAAGGTTTATTGCAAGCCCCTGACCAACCAAGTGACGCAACCATTACCATCAACTCCATCTTGAAACACTCAAAATCAGATAGTGCAGAGGGCTCCCGTCTGCAAGTATTGGATCCGACAGAGAGATTCCAAAAGGCAGCAGATCTTCAGAACTATGTCCATAACATGTTTGACCTTATCTACATGTTAGAATATCTCGAAGGACAATCAATCGTTAACAAGCTAAATGTTTACCAGAAAATGGTGGCTCTCAGAAAAATTGAGAACAAGTATGTGAAAGATCCAGCAGATGGAAATGAGGTTTACGCCACTAACGTAGTCAAAGAATTGACAGAAGCAGAGGCCCAAAACTTGAATAGTTTTGAAAGTTTGATTGACCACAACATCTTATCAGCTCGTGAGTACCAGACTGGCGACTATGAACGAAATGGCTACTATACCATTAAACTCTTTGCCCCAATCTTTTCTGCTCTCAGCAGTGAGAAAGGCACGCCAGGGGACCTGATGGGACGCCGGATCGCTTACGAACTTTTGGCTGCCAAAGGCTTTAAGAATGGAATGGTACCTTATATCTCAAATCAATACGAAGAAATTGCCAAACAAAAAGGTAAAACCATCAATCTATATGGTAAAGAACGCGGATTGGTGACAGATGATCTTGTATTGGACAAGGTGTTTGAAGGCAAGTATGCATCTTGGGCAGATTTCAAGAAAGCCATGTACAAAGAACGTGTGGATCAGTTTAAAAACTTGAAACAAGTGACCTTTAAAGATCCGACAAAACCATGGCCAAGCTATGCGACCAAGACCATCAATAGTGTGACTGAATTGCAGGCCCTCATGGACCAAGCTGTTCTCAAGGATGCAGAAGGTACGCGTTGGAGTAACTATGATCCAGAAATCGACAGTGCCGTTCATAAGTTGAAGAGAGCAATCTTTAAGGCTTATCTTGACCAAACAAAAGACTTCAGAACCTCTATTTTTAAGAAATAAGGGTTGGAAAATGAAAAGGGAGGATCGACAGATCTTCTCTTTTTATATTCGGCTATCTGGAAGCAGGTAGGCGATTTGTTTGTGACTGAGAAGGTCTTTTGTTTCTGGGGCAAATATGGTAGAATGATAGCTACGAGAGAAGGAGGTTTTTATGGAGAGAGATAGATTGGTTCGACTCAACTGGAGACTGGGTATGGTGGCAGGAATGACTTTACTTTTGGGACCCGTCCTACGATTTTTGCTATCCTATACTGGAGCCCTCGTCTATAAAGATCCTTCAAATATGCTGATCGTCACGGTTGCCTTTTCTTTACTCCTGACATTTTTTAAGATTTTGATAATTGCATTAGGAACCTTTATGCTAATCTATTTCGAAGAGGATCAACAACTTCGAATGCTGCCATCTATTTTATTTATCATTGGTGGCGTGCTGGGCTTTCTTTCAGCGACCGAGTGGATAGGAGGATTTCTAATCATTAAAGGAGCTGTTTCTTTTGCCAAATTTTTGAAAGAAGTCCGTGGTCTTGGCTGATAATTTAGTGAAACAATCCGTTTGAGGGTTGTTTTTTATTTAAAGAATTATCTAATGATGCAAAATTCATTTATCAGAGGATTAATATTAGCTGCTTATGGTGCATTAACAGTGCTAAGTGCTTTTCAAACTCTACTAGTTTTGCATCTTACTTCTGGTGGAACACATGTTGTCAGTGTGGTTGTATTTGAAAAAGCTAATCTTGAAAATTGCAAAGAAACAATTGAAGGTCTAATTCATAATCGTTACAATGATACTAATGTAACTAAGAATACTGATCGTTTAATTGATGCTTTAAATAACAAATAATTGCAATCGTTTCTTGATTGAATATCGCGAATTAATAATAACTAGATGAGAGGACACTGTTATCTCTTTTTAGTTGATTTTAACTAGCTTTTTTGTGAAAAATTGTGTAAAATAGAATAGATAAACGAGGGAAACCTCGAAAAATAAAAGGAGAATCCATCTAATGGTAAAATTGGTTTTTGCTCGCCACGGTGAGTCTGAATGGAACAAAGCTAACCTTTTCACTGGTTGGGCTGATGTTGATTTGTCTGAAAAAGGAACACAACAAGCGATTGACGCTGGTAAATTGATCAAAGAAGCTGGTATCGAATTTGACCAAGCTTACACTTCAGTATTGAAACGTGCGATCAAAACAACAAACTTGGCTCTTGAAGCTTCTGACCAATTGTGGGTTCCAGTTGAAAAATCATGGCGCTTGAACGAACGTCACTACGGTGGTTTGACTGGTAAAAACAAGGCTGAAGCTGCTGAACAATTTGGTGATGAGCAAGTTCACATCTGGCGTCGTTCATACGATGTATTGCCTCCAAACATGGACCGTGACGATGAGCACTCAGCTCACACTGACCGTCGTTACGCTTCACTTGATGACTCAGTTATCCCAGATGCTGAAAACTTGAAAGTGACTTTGGAACGTGCCCTTCCATTCTGGGAAGACAAAATCGCTCCAGCACTTAAAGATGGTAAAAACGTATTCGTAGGAGCTCACGGTAACTCAATCCGTGCCCTTGTAAAACACATCAAACGCTTGTCAGACGACGAAATCATGGACGTGGAAATCCCTAACTTCCCACCATTGGTATTCGAATTTGACGAAAAATTGAACGTAGTTTCTGAATACTACCTTGGAAAATAATCTATAAACAGAAAGCCTAGGAATCCTAGGCTTTTTTGTATCTAAGTTTAAAAAAGACGATTTAGCTAATTGAAAAAGTATAAAATGAGAGGATAGAGCTTATGCTGTAGCAGGTTGTATGAATTAATCTTCTTTTGATGCGTAGCTCCAGTATTCGTAGTTATAGGTTGATAAAATCATATCCGTGATTTCTTCTGGTTCTTCTTGAGCTCCCCCAGCAATCCAAAGAGAAATAATCCCTTCAATACTTGATAAAAAGATTTCCAAAGCGTATTTGTGAGGAATTTGGAAGTTTTCTGATAAGAAATGACGAGTCCTTTCTTTTTGATTTTCAGTTAGAATAATGCTACTTAGAAATTCACGAATTGCACCACGAAAGTCTATGTAATGACTTTGGGACAAGGCGTTGATAAGGCGTTCGTTCGAACGTAATATATAGAAATTTGCTAACATAAACTTTCTAGGCGATTCTCTTTCTTTTTCTAAAAAAATGTAGAGCTGGGAAATAATTTCACTTTTAAAACTATCAATCATTTGATATTTATCTTCATAGTGTAGATAGAAAGTTCCCCTATTAATTCCTGCCCGTTTGCAGAGCTTACTAATTGATATATTTTCAAATTTCTCCTCTGATAGCAACTGAATCAAAGCTTCCTTGATGTCTTCCTTAGTAGTAGTTTTTCGTTTCTGAACCATTTTTTCTTCCTTTTTATTAAATCAACACTTTGTTGATTTTTGATTATTGCTTTTTGACTTAGCCCATTATATAATATTTGTGATTTAGAATCAACATCTTGTTGATTTAAGGAAACGAGCTTCGAAAAGGAGATAAACGATATGGCTTATATTGAAATGAAACACAGCTACAAGCGTTATCAGGTTGGGGATACGGAGATTGTGGCTAATCATGATGTGAATTTTGAAATTGAAAAAGGGGAGCTGGTTATCATACTTGGTGCTTCAGGTGCTGGAAAATCAACCGTTCTCAATCTCCTAGGAGGTATGGATACCAATGATGAGGGGGAGATTTGGATTGATGGTGCCAATATTGCCAACTATAGTTCGCACCAACGAACAAACTATCGTCGTGAAGATGTAGGTTTTGTTTTTCAGTTTTATAATCTAGTTTCCAATCTGACAGCCAAGGAAAATGTGGAACTGGCTTCAGAAATCGTGACAGATGCCTTAGAACCTGAGCAGGTCTTGACAGATGTAGGTTTGGCTTATCGCCTCAATAACTTTCCAGCCCAGCTTTCTGGAGGGGAGCAACAGCGAGTCTCCATTGCACGCGCTGTAGCCAAAAATCCTAAAATTCTCCTCTGTGATGAACCGACTGGTGCCTTGGATTATCAGACGGGGAAGCAAGTCTTGAAGATTCTCCAAGACATGTCTCGTCAAAAAGGAGCGACGGTGATTATCGTGACCCACAATGGTGCGCTAGCCCCTATTGCAGATCGCGTGATTCATATGCGCGATGCTACAGTTAAGGGCATGACGATCAATGATCATCCGCAGGATATCGATACATTGGAGTATTAGCATGAAAAAAACATATCGAAAAGACCTATTTCAGTCAGTGACGACTTCAAAGGGACGCTTTGTTTCTATCTTGACCTTGATGATGCTGGGTTCTTTAGCCCTAGTAGGTCTCAAAGTAGCCAGTCCAAATATGGAACGTACGGCAGGGGATTATCTCCGTAAAGTCAATACCCTGGATCTGGCCGTAATAGCTGATTATGGCTTGGACAAAGAAGACCAAGACGAACTAAAGACCCTTCAAGGAGCAAGTGTTGAGTTTGGCTATATGGCAGACCTAACCGTTGAAAATGGTGAGGAAGCAGTTCGACTTTATTCCAAACCAGAGAGCATTTCAACCTTTCAAGTGACAGAAGGGCGACTGCCAGAAGCTGATGGGGAAATTGCTCTAGCCGACTTCTGGAAAGACCGCTATCAGATTGGGCAGACCATTACCTTTACTAAGAAAGAAGAAAAGTCCATCGTAAAATCCCAAACTTTTACAATTACTGGATTTGTTCAGTCGGGTGAGATTCTTTCTAAAGAAGATTTAGGAAGTGCTAGTAGTGGAAATGGCAACCTGACTGGCTATGGAGTAATTTTACCCAGTCAGTTTGACTCAGATGTTTATAGTATTGCGCGTGTGCGCTATGACGATTTAAAAAATCTGGATACTTTTTCATCAGACTATAAGACCAAACGAACCCAACACCAGGAAGAGTTGCAAGAATTGCTGGCCGATAATGGTCAAAAAAGATTAGCAAGTATCAAAACAAATGGGCAAAAGAGCCTGAAAGATGGGAAAGAACAGCTCCAAACTGCTGAAAGCAACCTTGAAAATGGCAAGAGCCAGTTAGAGCAGACCGAAAGTCACTTGAAAATGCAAGAAGAACAAGCGACCGCTTTACCAGAACCACAAAAGAGTCAAGCCGAGGGACAGCTGACAAAAGCTAAGGAAGAACTGGCGACAAAAAAAGACAAACTGGCTCAGACAGAGAGTGATTTAACTAAGGAAAAAGAGAAGCTAGAACAGCGTCAGAAAGAGCTGGATGAACTGGCAGAGCCGAAATACCACGTATACAATCGCGAAACCATACCAGGCGGACAAGGTTACCTCATGTACAGCAATGTATCAACAAGTATCCGTTCTATCGGAAATGTTTTCCCAGTGGTGCTTTATATGGTCGCTGCAATGGTGACCTTTACAACGATGACTCGCTTTGTAGACGAAGAGCGCACCAACGCCGGTATTTTTAAGGCCTTGGGTTACAGGAACAGAGATATAGTTGCAAAGTTTGTCCTCTATGGTTTTCTTGCAGGAACTGTGGGAGCCATTATAGGAACGCTTCTTGGACATTATCTCCTTGCAGGCGTCATTTCGGATGTTATAACAGCTGGAATGGTCGTTGGGAAAAGCCAGGAGTATTTTTACTGGTCTTATAGCCTCCTTGCCCTAGCCTTGAGTTGGGTATCCAGTGTCTTGCCAGCTTATCTGGTGGCGCGGAGGGAATTACACGATGAAGCAGCCCAACTCTTACTCCCAAAACCTCCCGTTAAGGGATCAAAGATTTTGCTGGAACGCCTGAGCTTTATTTGGAATCGTCTGAGCTTTACTCATAAGGTTACGGCAAGAAATATTTTCCGTTATAAGCAACGGATGTTGATGACCATTTTTGGAGTTGCAGGTTCGATGGCTCTCTTATTTGCCGGTCTTGGCATTCAGTCTTCTGTAGGAGGAGTTTCCGAGCGCCAATTTGAACAAATCCAGCAATACCAGATGATTGTAGCAGAAAAGAGCAGTGCGAGTGAGCAAGAAAAAGCAGATTTAGAAAGTGCCTTGCAAGCTGAATCGATCCATGCTTATCAAAAGATTTACTCTAAAACCATTGAAAAAGATTTCAAAGGAAAAGCAGGACTTCAGACTATCACCATAATGGTCACAAGAAGAGAAGACTTCAAGCCTTTTATCGCATTACAGGAAAATGGGCAAGAGGTGGAGTTCACTGATGGAGCTGTCGTGAGTCAAAAACTAGCTCAACTAGCAGATGTTAATGTTGGAGATAAGCTAGAGCTTGATGGGAAAGAAATCAAGGTCTCGGCGATTTCTGAAAACTACGTTGGACACTTTGTTTATCTCAACCGAGCGACGTATGAACAAGTCTACGGCACCAGTCCGAAAGACAATACCTACCTAGTGAAATTAAAAGAGCCGACACTATCCAATACGGAGAAAGAAGCTGCTGTCTTTATGAAAAAAGCTGCTGTTTCTGGGGTGGTCCAAAATGCAACGGCTATCCACCTCTTTGAATCTGTAGCCAATTCTCTCAATAAAACCATGGCAATCCTTGTCCTTGTTTCCGTCTTACTAGCCATTGTCATTCTTTACAATCTCACCAATATCAATGTGGCAGAACGTATCCGCGAACTTTCCACTATCAAGGTTCTCGGTTTCCACAATAAAGAAGTGACCCTCTATATCTACCGCGAGACCATAGTGCTATCCCTTGTGGGGATTGTTCTCGGTTTGGTAGCAGGCTACTATTTACATCAATTTTTGATACAAATGATTTCACCTGCCACCATACTTTTTTATCCACGAGTCAGCTGGGAAGTCTATGCTCTTCCAATCGTCGCAGTGACTGTAATCTTAGCCTTACTGGGCCTCTTTGTCAATCACCACTTGAGAAAAGTAGATATGCTCGAAGCCCTGAAATCAGTAGAGTAATTCAAGGTTTTAAACAGTAAATCAGTTGACAAAGTCTCTGCTTCTTGGTAGAATAAGAACTGTCGTAAAGACAAATAACTTCTTCTTGGTCACAGGCATGCCAACCTGTCACTCGGATGAAGCCAAATAAAAAGGAGAAACATCATGGCAATCTCAAAAGAGAAAAAAAATGAAATCATCGCACAATATGCACGTCACGAAGGTGATACAGGTTCAGTAGAGGTTCAAGTTGCTGTCCTTACTTGGGAAATCAACCACCTTAACGAACACATCAAACAACACAAAAAAGACCACGCTACTTACCGTGGATTGATGAAGAAAATCGGTCGCCGTCGTAACTTGCTTGCATACTTGCGTAAAAACGACGTTAACCGTTACCGTGAGTTAATCAACTCTCTTGGACTTCGTCGTTAATCTTGCGTCTAAAACGTTTCTATACTTCGTTGCCTTCGCCTCGATGTACCATCAGTACAATCTTCGGCTTGTCGCCTAGTCTATAAACGTTTTATCCAGCAAGAATCAAGCTCTCTGATTTCAGAGGGCTTTTTATGTTGTCACCTTATCTCGATATACTCAAGTATAATCTTTGGTTACGGTTCCTAGCACTGTAAGGTAAAATAAACCAGATCATCTCCCTTCGGGGAGATTTTTTTGTTTTACTAAAAATTTTGTACAATCTTCGGCTTGCCGCTTAGTCTATAAACGTTTTATCCAGCAAGAATTATGATGCTAAGGGCGCCAAAAATCCGTATGAAAATAGGGAAAGGACACAGTGTTCGATGAACACAAGGAGTTTTATCTTTTTCACTAGGATTTTAGCCCGAGCTCAAATCAGCTCTCTGACTTCAGCGAGCTTTTTTATTGAGGTTTTATCGGTCATAATTTTGGAGACTACAAAAACAATGGAGCCGTTTGTGTTCTAGCTGTGACAGGTTTTATCGGTCACAATTTTGGAGACTACAAAAACTAGCTCCGTCATCATCACGAATAGATGACCGTTTTATCGGTCACAATTTTGGAGACTACAAAAACCACATCCCTTCACTAGAGGGTTGGACCTTTGTTTTATCGGTCACAATTTTGGAGACTACAAAAACCTTGGCGTAGGTGGGCGTAAAAGGCAGCAAGTTTTATCGGTCACAATTTTGGAGACTACAAAAACTAAGGCATTTGTTAGCTGTAATGGTATTAAGTTTTATCGGTCACAATTTTGGAGACTACAAAAACCTCAAATGGTATCAGCTAATTACACCATAAAGGTGCGCAGCTACTCGGCTTGAAAAGTCGAGTAGCTGTCTGCAAGCCCCCTCGGAGAGCCCACACTTTACGAAGTAAAGTATAGTATGTTATACTTTACATGGAAGTAGTCACCGAATTCCAGTTAGAAATTACTTTGTAACTACGTTTTGAGGAGGAGTAAAATGCTTTCCTACGTTCGACATTACCCACTAGCGATAGCTAAATTAATGTGTCTGTGCTCTCCTAAAATCTGCTGATTTATTACTAACTAATACAGGAGGTTTTTATGGGACAGACAATCATATCTGCTATTGGTGTTTATATTTCCACCAGTATCGATTATTTAATTATTTTAATTATTTTATTTGCACAGCTATCACAGAATAAACAGAAATGGCATATTTATGCGGGGCAATATCTAGGAACAGGCTTACTTGTAGGGGCGAGTTTAGTTGCTGCTTATGTCGTTAATTTCGTGCCTGAAGAATGGATGGTTGGATTGCTTGGTTTAATCCCTATCTATTTAGGGATTCGCTTTGCAATTGTTGGAGAAGGTGAGGAAGAAGAGGAAGAAATTATTGAAAGATTAGAACAAAGCAAGGCAAATCAACTGTTTTGGACAGTTACATTGCTGACAATTGCGTCTGGCGGAGATAATTTAGGTATCTATATACCTTATTTTGCTTCGTTAGATTGGTCACAGACCCTCGTGGCGTTGCTTGTGTTTGTAATCGGCATAATTATCTTTTGCGAGATTAGTCGGATGTTATCCTCTATTCCGTTAATATTCGAGACAATTGAAAAATACGAGCGAATCATTGTGCCCATAGTATTCATTCTACTTGGACTATACATCATGTATGAAAATGGCACGATAGAGACTTTTCTGATCGTGGAGATTTTTTTTCACTAGGATTTTAGCCCGAGCTCAAATCAGCTCTCTGATATTCAGAGGGCTTTTTATGTTGTCACCTTACCTCGATATACTCAAGTATAATCTTCGGTTACGGTTCCTAGCACTGTAAGGTAAAATAAACTAGATCATCTCCCTTCGGGGAGATTTTTTGTTTCACTAACATTTTTGTACAATCTTCGACTCGTCTATATATGTCTCTATCCTTGTTCATCTAGTAGAAATATGGTATACTTTTTATGAGAATTTTCTAAATTTTTTAATTTTGTCTAAGGAGGTTTTCATGCTTTCCAAATTTTCTGGAAGCCGACAGAACGTAAAATTTGTGTTACTTTTAGGTGTTTTGCTAGGTATTTTAGGGATTTCCCTTTTTCTAGCTGTTTCTATGGGGTCCGTTGCGATTGATCTAGGAGATACCTATCGGATCATTTTGAGCAGATTGGGATTTCCTCTTGAGATAGGAGAGGTTTCCAAGTCCACTCTTGCCATTGTATGGAACATGAGATTCCCTCGAGTATTGTTAGGTCTGATAGTAGGGGCTGGTCTTTCTATGTGTGGTAGCGTGATGCAGTCCACAGTGAACAATCCCATCGCAGAGCCCTATGTCTTAGGAATTTCTGCGGGTGCAACTCTAGGGGCAACTTTGAGCATCATTCTTGGTTTAAAATTGGTGATTAGCCTTGGAGCTTTCCTTGGAGCTATTTTGGCAACAATTGCTGTCCTCATCATTGCCTCTATGCAGGGAAGGATGACGACTTCTAGTCTGATCTTATCAGGAACGGTGGTCAATGCTCTCTTTCTGGCATTTTCCAACTTTATTATCTCAGTTGGCGCTAATGCGGACAGTGTGATGACCATTAAGTTTTGGACCATGGGTTCGCTTGCCGGGACTACTTGGTCTGACATAGTCCTGCCAACTATAGTAGTAGGAATGGCCTTTCTATTTTTCGCTACTCAGTATCGTGTTTTTAATGCGATGATGATGGGAGATGAGGCTGCTTTAACTTTGGGAATTCCCTTACGCTTCTATTGGTATCTTTACGTGACCGTGGTGGCTGTGCTGACAGCTGTCTTGGTGGCTACTTGTGGGATTATTGGATTTGTTGGTCTGATTACTCCTCACTTAGCTCGAGGGTTAGTAGGAACGAATTACAGGAGGCTTTTTCCCGTTGCGACCTTACTGGGTGCCCTCTTTGTCATCTGGGCAGATGTACTCTCTCGTATCATCATTCCAAACGCAGAGTTGCCGATTGGTATTTTCACAGCCTTAGTAGGTGCTCCCTTCTTTATTTACATTGTTGGAGGTAGGCGAAGGGAGGTGAGGGTCTGATATGGACTTGATTTGTCAGGATGTCCACTTTGGACTAGGAGAGAAAAAAATTCTCAAAGGAGTTTCTCTTAAGGTTGAGGGGCATCAATTTCACACGATACTAGGACCAAATGGAAGTGGAAAGACCAGTCTGCTTAAACTCCTCTATCGTCAGGAAAAGGCGGACAAAGGCTTGATAAGATTAGATGGAAAGCCACTGGAGCATTGGTCACTCAAAGAAACAGCCAAGCAAATGGCAGT
Encoded here:
- a CDS encoding phosphoglycerate mutase, yielding MVKLVFARHGESEWNKANLFTGWADVDLSEKGTQQAIDAGKLIKEAGIEFDQAYTSVLKRAIKTTNLALEASDQLWVPVEKSWRLNERHYGGLTGKNKAEAAEQFGDEQVHIWRRSYDVLPPNMDRDDEHSAHTDRRYASLDDSVIPDAENLKVTLERALPFWEDKIAPALKDGKNVFVGAHGNSIRALVKHIKRLSDDEIMDVEIPNFPPLVFEFDEKLNVVSEYYLGK
- a CDS encoding ZmpA/ZmpB/ZmpC family metallo-endopeptidase gives rise to the protein MKKFFGEKQHRFSLRKLAIGLVSASISSLFFVSIASSGTVFAQENVAVHYKYVTDTELSEQEKDLIVKDIPKIVEDSESTYYLVYRMDEKAQLGQLPNTGGQHSLTSVLSGGALASIGLLIFVVSKKKGKKKALLNVILLTGMSSGLASSVQAIENQLLLQYNQEYQLSQGDSLPLPRTLSGYTYLGYIKQDKDASLQETAARDQKLDYTVQPHFQTNVGGQKAVDEQKTPSPTSPADKPIPSQDSSNPKPSGIASVDPQDEVLAGRVNKPELLYKDQEIVTKLDFSEVVQENPELAEGTIHVKQEGRAGKKIELVRIFTVENQEISREVLSTKVEEALPRIIEKGTKKAVVPSEAPQSARKGEPETQASLPEYKGEQAGAIVEAEIAEKPEYTGTQAGAVVEPEQVSPLPEYQGTQAGAIVEPEKVEPEVGGVQSGAIVDPEQVPPTQEYTGTQAGAIVEPEQVAPLPEYQGTQAGAIVEPETQSSLPEYTGEQAGAVVEPEQVTPLPEYTGNTEQVKPEAPTEKPKEKDPEKTLELRNVSDLELYSQTNGTYKQHVSLDGVPSNPDTYFVKVKSSSFKDVYLPVASITAETKDGQPVYKITAKAEKLQQELENKYVDNFTFYLAKKAREETTNFTSFSNLVKAIKQNLSGIYYLGASLNANEVELGPDERSYIKGTFTGQLIGEKDGKQYAIYNLKKPLFETLSSATVEKLSLKNVSISGKDAIGSLAYEAQNGTKIQQVHIDGVLAGERGIGGLLAKADQSRITESSFKGRIINTYETTAAYNIGGLVGHLTGNRALLTKSKATVAISSNTNSSDQTVGGLAGLVDQDAQIQDSYAEGDINNAKHFGRVAGVAGYLWDRTSNLEKHAGRLTNVLSDVNVTNGNAITGYHYNGMKVKDTFSSKSNRVYNVTLVKDEVVSKESFEERGTMLDASQIESKKVAINPLTLPTVEPLSTSGKKDSDFSKVAHYQAKRALAYKNIEKLLPFYNKATIVKYGNLVNENSLLYQKELLSAVMMKDNQVITDIVSNKQTANKLLLHYKDHSSEKLNLKYQADFAKLAEYSLGDTGLLYTPNQFLYDQSSIIKQVLPDLQNVDYHSEAIRKTLGISPNVKQTELYLEDQFAKTKEQLEDSLKKLLSADVGLAGDNPVTKGYLVNKIKRNKEALLLGMAYLERWYNFSYGQVNVKDLVLYHLDFFGKGNTSPLDTLIELGKSGFNNLLAKNNVDTYGISLASQHGTTDLFSTLEHYRKVFLPVKSNNDWFKSQTKAYIVEEKSTIEEVKTKQGQAGSKYSIGVYDRIISATWKYRNMVLPLLTLPERSVFVISTMSSLGFGAYDRYRNSEHKAGKALNDFVEENARETAKRQRDHYDYWYRILDNEGREKLYRTILLYDAYKFGDDTTSGKATVEAKFDSANPAMKNFFGPVGNKVVHNQHGAYATGDGVYYMSYRMLDKDGAITYTHEMTHDSDQDIYLGGYGRRSGLGPEFFAKGLLQAPDQPSDATITINSILKHSKSDSAEGSRLQVLDPTERFQKAADLQNYVHNMFDLIYMLEYLEGQSIVNKLNVYQKMVALRKIENKYVKDPADGNEVYATNVVKELTEAEAQNLNSFESLIDHNILSAREYQTGDYERNGYYTIKLFAPIFSALSSEKGTPGDLMGRRIAYELLAAKGFKNGMVPYISNQYEEIAKQKGKTINLYGKERGLVTDDLVLDKVFEGKYASWADFKKAMYKERVDQFKNLKQVTFKDPTKPWPSYATKTINSVTELQALMDQAVLKDAEGTRWSNYDPEIDSAVHKLKRAIFKAYLDQTKDFRTSIFKK
- a CDS encoding ABC transporter ATP-binding protein; this translates as MAYIEMKHSYKRYQVGDTEIVANHDVNFEIEKGELVIILGASGAGKSTVLNLLGGMDTNDEGEIWIDGANIANYSSHQRTNYRREDVGFVFQFYNLVSNLTAKENVELASEIVTDALEPEQVLTDVGLAYRLNNFPAQLSGGEQQRVSIARAVAKNPKILLCDEPTGALDYQTGKQVLKILQDMSRQKGATVIIVTHNGALAPIADRVIHMRDATVKGMTINDHPQDIDTLEY
- a CDS encoding TetR/AcrR family transcriptional regulator produces the protein MVQKRKTTTKEDIKEALIQLLSEEKFENISISKLCKRAGINRGTFYLHYEDKYQMIDSFKSEIISQLYIFLEKERESPRKFMLANFYILRSNERLINALSQSHYIDFRGAIREFLSSIILTENQKERTRHFLSENFQIPHKYALEIFLSSIEGIISLWIAGGAQEEPEEITDMILSTYNYEYWSYASKED